The Halorubrum salinarum genome segment AGCTCATCAAACGCGCCGGCCAGCTGCGAGACCGACGCAACGAGCTGAACCAGATGGCGTCCGAGCGCGCCTCCAAGCGCGACGACCTCAACGCGAAGACGCGCGAGAAGGTCGACGAGGCCCAGGAACACCGCGAGAAGCGCGACGAGCTCAACGAGCAGGTCCAGGAGCACAAGGACAAGCGCAACGAGCTCAACGCCGAGGCCAACGAGCTGTTCGACGAGGTCGAGGAGCTCAAACAGGACCTCGAACTCGGCTCCGGCAAGTCCATCGAGGAGCTCGAAGAGGAGATCGAGGACCTCGAGTTCCGCCAGCAGACTGAGGTGCTCGACGCGGAAGACGAGCGCGAGCTCATCGAGAAGATCGACGACAAACGCGAGAAGCTCGCCGAGAAGAAGGAGAAGGTCGACGACACGAGCGAGCTCGACGAGCTCGTCGAGGAGGCCGAGGAGGTCCGCTCCGAGGCGTCCCAGCACCACCAGAAGGTGACGGAGCTCGCCGACAAGGCCCAGGAGCACCACAACCAGATGATCGAGGCCTACCGCGAGGCGGACGACATCCGCGACGAGGCCGACGAGATGCACGAGCTGTTCGTCGAGGCCCAGGAGGCGGCCGACCGCCACCACGAGGACTTCGTCCGCGTCCAGAAGCGCCTGCGCGAGCTCGACAAGAAGGAGGAGGAAGAGCGGCAGGACGAGCGCGCCGAGAAGCGCGAAGAGGAGAAGGAAGAGGCCGAGGAGATCTATCAGAAGTTCAAGGAGGGCGAGACGCTCGACACCGAGGACCTGATGAAGCTCCAGAAGACCGGCCTCCTGTAAGCCGGGCGAGACGCGGTCCGCGTTTTCTGCGGTTTTCCACGGTCGACAGCGTCGCGTCCGTCGAGCGCGGACGGCCGGTCCCCGGCGACCGACGGCGCCCACGACAGCATATAAACGGGAGCGCCGCCAACCGTCGGTATGGACGACGCGCCGGCGAACGGACGGAAGGGGTTGCTCGCGGCCGCCGCGGTCGGCGCGGCGACGACGATCGCGGGCCGCGCGGTCCTCGCGCGGCTCACGGGCGGGCGATTCGGTGACGCGGACGAGTACAACGTCGCGAAGGTGACGGTCTCGGGACCGATCCGTCGGAACCAGGGGCGGCCGTCGCCGCTTTCCGGCCCCGGCGGGACGACCGCGGACGACGTGGTCGAGCAGATCGAGGCGGCCGACGAGGACGACGACGCCGAGGCGCTACTCGTCGAGCTCAACACGCCCGGCGGCGAGGTCGTGCCGAGCGACGACATCCGGCGGGCCGCCGCCGACTTCGACGGGCCGACGGTCGCGTACGCGACCGACACCTGCGCCTCCGGCGGGTACTGGATCGCGAGCGGCTGCGACGAGCTGTGGGCGCGCGAGGCGAGCCTCGTCGGCTCCATCGGCGTCGTCGGCTCGCGGCCGAACGCGAAGGGGCTCGCCGACAAGCTCGGCATCTCCTACGAGCAGTTCACCGCCGGCGAGTACAAGGACGCCGGCGTCCCGCTGAAGGAGATCGAGGAGGACGAACGGGAGTACCTCCAGGGGATCATCGACGGCTACTACGAGCAGTTCGTCGAGACCGTGAGCGAGGGCCGCGACATGGACCCCGAAGCGATCCGGGAGACCGAGGCGCGGGTGTACCTCGGGGACGACGCCGCCGAGCTCGGCCTAGTCGACGAGCTGGGCACCGAGGACGACGTGGAAGACCGGCTCGCCGACCTGATCGGGGCCGAGCCCGAGGTCCGCGAGTTCACCCCGGAGCGCGGGCTCGCGGAGCGGCTCGGCATCGGCGCCGAGCGCGTCGCGTTCGCCGCCGGGAGCGGGGTCGCGGGCGTGTTCGCCGACGACGGCGGCGACATCGACGTGGAGTTCCGGTAGCGGCGGGCGGACTGCCGCCGAGACGAAGGGGCGGCCGGCGACCGACGGGGAGGATTTTTGTCCGGCCGCGGTGTGAGACGACACGTGACGACGCTGGTCATCTGCGTCGACCGCTCGGGGGCGATCGGTCGCGCCACCAACGTCCCGATGCCGGTCGCCGGCTGGGAGGCCGTCCGGTCGCTGGTCACGGACGCCGGGCTGGACGACCCCGAGGACGCCAGCGTGAACTGCCTGCTGGAGTCGCTGCGCGTCGCGCGCGACCTCAGAGACGAACGCGAGGAGTCGGTGGTGGCGGTCGTCTCCGCCGAGAGCGACACGGCGGTCGGTGCCGACCGCTCCATCGCCTCCCAGCTCGACGACCTCGTGGAGCGGTACGACCCGCGGGCCGCCATCGTCGTCGTCGACTCCGCGGAGGACGAGCGCGTCCTCCCGGTCGTCGAGTCGCGGATCCCGGTCGACTCCGTCGACCGCGTCGTCGTCCGGCAGGCCCGCGACATCGAGTCCACCTACTACCTCCTCAAGCAGTTCCTCGCCGACGAGCAGCTACGGTCGACGGTCCTCGTGCCGTTCGGCGTCGCGCTGCTCTTGGTCCCCGCGCTGTTCTACTGGTTCTCCGCCGGCGAGGCGGTCGCCGGCGTCGCCGGGCTGCTCGGCGCCGCGCTGCTGTACAAGGGGCTCGCGGTCGACCGGCTCGTGGCCGGGCTGCCGGAGCGCGTCCGCGAGGCGCTGTACGCCGGCCAGGTGTCCGTCGTGACGTACGTCGTCGCCGGCGGGCTCGCCCTCGTCGGCGGGTTCTTCGGCTTCCTCGCCGCCTCGAACCTGACCCCCGGATCGGCGCGGCTCGTCGAGGTCGTGGAGTTCACCTACGCCGCGGTCCCGTGGTTCGCGGTCGCGGGCGTGACCGCGGCCGTGGGGCGGCTGCTCGACGAGCTGATCCGCGACGAGGGGATCCGGACCCCGTACCTCAACCTCCCGTTCGTCATCGCCGCGGTCGCCCTCGTCGTCCGCGGGTTCGCCGGCTACTTCCTCGCGCAGGAGGCGATCCACGAGCCGCTGTCGGCGTACGGGATGACGCTGACGCCGGTCCAACAGCTCGCGGCGTTCATCGTCGGGGGCATCGTGGTGTCGCTCGTCGGCGTCAAGGTCGCCAGCGACGTCGGCACCGAGACCCTCGAAGACGTCATCGACGCGGAGCGGGACGCCGACGGCCGGCGGGAGTGAGAGGGGCGAGGCCGGCGGGAGCGACCCGACGACCGACCCGCTTTTGTCGGTCGCGGCCGCGTGAGCGGGCATGGACGTGTACGGACTGATCGGGAACCCGGTCGGCCACTCGCTGTCGCCGCCGATGCACGAGGCGGGCTACGAGGCGCGCGGCCTCGACGCGCGCTACGTCACCTTCGAGCCGGACGCCGGCGCCGCGGCCGCGGCGATAGCGGGCGCGGCCGACCTCGGCGTCGCGGGGCTCAACGTGACGGTCCCGTTCAAGCGGGACGTTCTCGACGCGGTCGACGCCGCCCCGCTCGCCGAGCGCATCGGCGCGGTCAACACGGTCGACTACGGCCCGGTTCGGGCGGGCGAGGCCGAGCAACCGCGCGGCCACAACACCGACGCCGCCGGGGTGACGCGGGCGCTCGAACACCACGACGTGACGGTCGACGGCCGCGACGCGCTCGTCGTGGGCGCGGGCGGCGCGGGGCGGGCGGCCGCGTTCGCGCTGGCGGACGCCGGCGCGTCGGTCCACGTCGCGAACCGCACCGCGGAGCGCGCGGTCGAACTCGCCGAGGGGGTTCCGGGCGCGACCGGCGGCGGCCTCGACGACCTCGCTACCCGCGTCGCGGCCGCCGACCTGCTCGTCAACGCGACGAGCGTGGGGATGGAGGCGCCCGACGAGACCCCGGTGCCCGCCGAGCACCTCCACGGCGACCTCGCCGTCCTCGACGCGGTGTACGCGCCGATCGAGACCCGGCTGCTGCGGGAGGCCGCGGCCGCGGGCGCGACGACGGTCGACGGCGCGTGGATGCTGCTGTACCAGGGCGTCGAGGCGTTCGAGATCTGGACCGGCGAGGACGCCCCGGTCGACGCGATGAACGCGGCGCTGCGGGCGGAACTGGAGTGAACGGCCGGAGGACTCGGCGGCCGCTCAGAAGAGCGCCGGGCTCGCGAGCAGCCCGGCGGTGACGATCAGACCGAGGGAGACGGCGGACGCGCCGTAGAGGAACGGCTTGGCCTCGCGGGCGGGCTCGCGGAGCTTGTCGGCGTCGAGCCCGTCGGCCAGCTTCGAGCCGGCGACCTCGACGAGCCCGGTACCGACGAACCACAGCCCGAGCATCGTCAACACGAGGTGGCCGCGGGGCGTGCCCGTCAGCGCCTCGAACGTGTACAGCGTCCCGGCCATGTGGCCGCCGGAGAGGACGAACGCGACCGCGCTGATCCGGGTGATCCAGCGCAGGCGACCGACGACCGAGCCGAGCGCGGTCGTCCCGATCTCGCCGCGGAGCGCAGGCGGGAGGACCGCGAGGGTGACGAACAGCACGCTGCCGACCCAGAGGACGGCGAAGCCGACGTGGACCGACCACATGACCGGGTTGATGACGTTCATACGACCGCGACGGCCCGGCGTCACTTATAAACAGGCGTGACGGAGCCGGCGGTCGATTGCGGCGGAGAGGGTTTTTAAATATCTCGCACGTGTAGCCGCCGGCAATGGCTCTACTCCAGAAGCTCAAAGAGAAGCTCGGATTCGGGAGCGGTTCGGGCGAGCGCGAGTCCGGCGAGACGGAAGTGACGGTAGAGCGGGAATCGGAGCCGGCGGCCGAGCCGCCCGCGGCCGACGAGCCCGCGGCCGGCGATTCGGTCGAGCCGGACGACGCGGAACCGGCGGAAAGCGAGTCGAGCGACGCGGAACCGGCGGAGAGCGAGGCGGACGACGTCGACGAGGAGGCGGTCGCCGCGGAGACAGAGGCGGCCGCCTCGACGGAGTCGCTCGTCGACGACGAGGGCGCGGGGGCGGACGAGGCGGCCGAGCAGGCGGAGGCCGCGGCGGGCGAGGCGGACGACGTCGCGGTCGACGACGACGACCGCGGCCCGAGCGTCGAGGAGATCAAGGGGATCGGCCCGGCGTACGCCGAGCGGCTCGCCGAGATCGGGATCGAGACGGTGGCCGACCTCGCGGACGCGGACGCCGCCGAGGTGGCGGAGGGCACGAGCGTCGGCGAGAAGCGCGCCGCGACGTGGATCGACCGCGCGAGCGAGTTCTGACGGGCCGGTCGGGCGACCGCAACTGTTTCCTCGCGCCCGCCGAACGGAGTCCCATGAGGCGAACGGTACACACCGACCGGGAGCGGTTCCGCGCGGTCGCGGCCGCGGCGCCGGACGGCGCGCGGGTCCCGGTCGAGATCCGGGTCGCCGTCGACGACCCCTTCGACGCCTACCGCCGGGCGCGGGACGGCCCCGGCGGCGTCTTCTACGAGACGACGGGCGGCCAGTCCGGGTGGGGGTACTTCGGCGTCGACCCGATCGAGCGGCTGACCGTCGCCGCCGAGGCGGTCGTCGCCGGCGCGGGCGGCGCGGACGGAGCGGAGCGCGGCGAAGGGGCGAACGGAGCGGGCGACTACCGGCGCCCGTCGGCCTCGCTTTCGGCTTTGGAGGGCGTCCTCGACGGCGAGACGCTGGCGCGTGGCGACTGCGAGGTGCCGTACCCGTGCGGCGCGTTCGGCTGGCTCTCCTACGACGTGGCGCGCGAGTTGGAGGCGTTCCCGCCGGCGCCGCCCGCGGGCCCCGGCGCGGTCGACGACCGCGGGCTCCCGCGGCTCCAGGCCGCGCTCTTCGACCGGATCGCGGCCTGGGAGTGTCCGGTGGATGCCGAGGACGGCGACGACGACGGCGGGACCGTCACGCTCCGCGTGACCGCCTGTCCCCGTGTGCCGGCGGGGCTCGACGACACCGAGGCCGACCGCGAGGCGCTCGACGCGCTGTTCGACGAGGGGCGGGCGCGGGCCGCCGACCTGATAACCCGGATCGAGACCGGGGACGCGGCCTCTGGGGCGCCGCCCGACCCGGCCGCGGAGAGCGCGACCTTCGAGAGCGACGTGGGCCGCGAGGGGTACGCCGACGCGGTCCGGCGGGTCAAGGCGTCCGTCCGCGACGGCGACACGTTCCAGGCGAACGTCTCGCAGCGGCTGACCGCGCCGGCCGCGGTCCATCCCGTCGAGGCGTACGACGCGCTCCGCGAGGTGAACCCGGCGCCGTACTCCGGGCTGATCGAGTTCGGCGACCGCCCGACCGGCGGCGACCTCGTGAGCGCGAGCCCGGAGCTCCTCCTGGCGCGCGAGCCGACCGACGACCCCGACCGCGGCGCGCGCCTCGTCACGGAGCCGATAGCGGGGACGCGGCCCCGGGGGGACACGGAGTCGGCCGACGCCGGGCTGGAGGCCGAGCTGACCGGCGACGAGAAGGAGCGCGCCGAGCACGCGATGTTGGTCGATCTGGAGCGCAACGACCTCGGGAAGGTGTCGCGGTTCGGCACGGTCGAGGTGAGCGAGTACCGACGGGTGGACCGCTACAGCGAGGTGATGCACCTCGTGAGCCTGATCGAGGGCGAGGCCTGCCCGGACGTGGGGCTCGCGGACGCGGTCGCGGCCTGCTTCCCCGGCGGGACCATCACGGGCGCGCCGAAGCCGCGGACGATGGAAATCATCGACGAGCTGGAGCCGACGCGCCGCGGGCCCTACACCGGGTCGATGTTCGCGGCCGGGTTCGACGGCCGCGCGACGCTGAACATCGTCATCCGGACCCTCGTGCGCCACGCCGCCGAGTACCACCTCCGGGTCGGCGCGGGGATCGTCCACGACTCGGACCCGGACGCGGAGTACGAGGAGACGCTCGCGAAGGCGCGCGCGCTGGTGAGCGCGGTCGACGAGGCGCTCGCCGCCGGCGACATGGCGGTCGAGCCGGAGGACGGGCCCGCGCCGGAGGAGGTGACCGAGCGATGACGGGCGACATCGACGGCGGCGGCGTCGACGCGGCGGCCGACGGCGGGAGTAGCGACGCGGCGACCGCGGCGGCCAACGTCAACGCGCGGGGCGGCTGGCGCCCCGGCGCGGGAGACGCCGACGCCCGGGTCCTCGTGGTCGACAACTACGACTCGTTCGCGTACAACCTCGTCCAGTACGTCGGCGAGGTCGCCGGCGCGGTGACGGTCCGGCGGAACGACGCGGTCGACCTCGCCGGGATCCGCGCGCTCGACCCGGACGGCGTCGTTGTCTCGCCCGGCCCGGGGACGCCGGCGGAGGCGGGCGTCTCGACCGCGGTCTTCGAGCTCGACCGGCCCGTGTTCGGCGTCTGCCTCGGCCACCAGGCGCTGTGCGCGAGCGGCGGGAGCCGCGTCGGCCACGCGCCGGAGGTCGTCCACGGGAAGCCGTCGACGATCACCCACGACGGCGAGGGCGTCTTCGCCGGGCTCCCCGACCGCCTTCGGGTCGGACGGTACCACTCGCTGTGCGTCGAGCGCGAGGACCTCCCCGACGAACTCGTCGAGACCGCCCGCACCGACGAGGAGCGCGAGGTCGTGATGGGCGTGCGCCACCACGAGAAGCCGCACGTCGGCGTCCAGTTCCACCCGGAGAGCATCCTGACGCCTCGCGGGAAGCGCATGGTCCGGAACTTCGTGGAGGTGTGTGAGGATGCGTGACGCAGACGAGGACGCGGAGCGACTGTACCACGTCGACGGCGACCTCGTCCCCACCCCGGAGGCGACCGTCTCGGTGGAGGACCGCGGGTTCGCCTACGGCGACGCCGCCTTCGAGACGATGCGCGCGTACGGGGGCGCCGTCTTCCGGTGGGACGCGCACGCGGACCGGCTCCGGGACACCTGCGAGACGCTCGGGCTCGACCACGGGCTCGCCGACGCGGACCTGAAACGCCGGGTCGACGAGACCCTCGCCGCGAACGACCTCGCGGACGCGTACGTGAAGCTCTCGGTCACTCGCGGGGTCCAGCCGGGGACGCTCGACCCGAAGCCGGCGGTCGACCCGACTGTCGTCGTGATCGCGAAGCCGCTCGCGCGCGGCGGCGTCGGGAGCGACCCGGTCCACGACGGCCCGGCCGCGCTCCAGACGACGAAGACGCGCAAGCCCGCCGACCGCGCGATCCCGGCCGCGGCCAAGACCCACAACTACCTCAACGGAATCTTGGCTCGACTCGAACTGCGGGTCACGGGCGCCGACGAGGCCATGCTGCTCGACCCGGACGGCAACGTCGCGGAGGGCGCGACCGCGAACCTCTTCTTCGCCGACGGGACGGCCCTGAAGACGCCGTCGCTCGACGGCCCGATCCTCCCCGGCGTCACCAGGGCGACCGTGATCGAGGTCGCGGAGGAGGAGGGGATCCCGGTGGAGGAGGGGACGTACGCACCCGACGCGGTGCGCGAGGCCGACGAGGTGTTCCTCACGAACTCCACCTGGGAGGTCCGGCCCGTGGCGACCGTCGACGGCATCGCGGTCGACGGCGACGGCGAGGGGGTCGCCGGCCCGCTCACGACCCTCATCTCCCGGCTGTTCGACCGGCGGATCGAGGAAGCTCACTACGACGGCGAGCGGCTCTGAGGTCGGCGGGGGACCACAGCGTTCAAATCGGCCCCATCCCACCGGACAATATGGACGAGAGCCGCCGGATCGCCGGCGTCGAGGAGGTCCCGGAGGAGAGCACGCTGCTCGCGACACTGCGCCCGGTCGACCCCGAGTCGGTCGACGAGGGAGAGGGCGACCTCGGCGAGGGCGAGGACGGCGGGCCCGAGGTCGAGGCGATCCTCACGCGGGCCGCCGGGGAGGTCCGCGCGTTCCGGAACTACTGTCAACACTGGACCGACGTGCGCCTCGACAAGGACGACGGGGCGTTCGTGCGCAACGGCGAGGTGTTCTGTCAGACGCACGGCGCCACCTTCGAGGCCGACGGCGGCTACTGTAACTTCGGTCCCTGCGAGGGCGCCGTCCTCGAATCGGTCGGCGTGACGGTCGCGGACGACGCGGTGTACCTCGACGACGACGCCTACGAGTTCGTCCGGCTCGGCCCCTCCGCGGGGAAGGGCGACGGCGGCGGCTCGCGGATCGACTTCACCGGGAACTGAGCGCGGCCGGGGGCCGCGACCGCGCCCCTCGCCGGCGGTCAGAACCGCGTGCGACCGCTCCCGCCGCCGGCGTCCTCGCGGCCGAGCGCCTTCTTCAGGAAGTTCATCCAGCGCTTCTGGTCGGCGGCCTCCTGGCGCTTGGCCTCGGTCTCCGGGTCGGGCGCGTCGAGCCCCTCCAGCGCCTCCAGCGCGCGGTCGATGCCGATGATCGACGCCGCCAGCCGCTCGCCCTCCTCGTAGCTCACCTCGTTGTCCTCGATCGGCGCCAGGCGGTCGAGCCGCTCGCGGCGGAGGTTCCGCTTGGCGCGCTCGACGCGGTCGCGCTCGCCGGGCGGGACCGAGTCGCGCCGCTTGATCTCGAAGACGAACGACCGGAGGTCGATCGCCTCCCCCTGGATCTCGATCGACTCCGGGATGTCGACGCCGATCGTCGACGACTCCCGTTCGACCCGCTCCAGGAGCTGTTTTCGCTCGAACTCCTTCACGCTCGATCGGTAGGTCGCGGGCGCACTTCGCTCCTTCGCCGGGCGCCGTCAGGCCGACGGCGCCGGCCGCTCCCTCGCCGGGAGGTAGAGCCGGACGACGTTGCCGCGGGGGTCCCGCCGCTCGAACTCGAGTTCTCCCCCGAGCGACTCGATACACCACTTCATGACGAAGAGGCCGACGCCCGTCCCGTGGCGGGTGTTCGTCACCTCGCCGAACGCGTCGAGGGCGTCGACCTCGGCCTCCGGAATGTGCGGGTTCGCGTCGACGACGCGGATCTCCACGCGCCCGGTGTTCGGCGACGGGCGGACGGTCACCTCGACGGTCGGGTCCGGCTCGTCAGCGTGCCGGACCGCGTTCTCGACCGCGTGGCGAAGCGCGTGGTCGAACGCGGCGTCGACGTGGATCCACATGGGTCGGCGCTCCTCGACGACGAACTCGGCGTCGGGGTATGACGGTTCGAGCGCGGCGACGACGTCGCGCGCGGCGGCGGCGGCCCGTCGGTGCGAACGCGGCGGCTCCGACCGACAGACGGCCTGCTGGATCTCCTTGACCGAGGTCGCGACGCCGCCAAGCCCCACCGCGGCCTCGCGCGCATCCGCGGCAGCCTCGCGAACGCCGTCGTCGTCGGTCGCCCGAAGGATCTCGCCGGTGTACCCGATGATCTTGTTCGCCTCGTTCCGGAGGTTATGTCGGAGCACGCGCCAGAACAGTGCCTCGCGCCGGCTCGCAGCGTAGTGCTCGCTGATGTCGCGCACCTCGGCGAGGACTCGTCTCGTGCCCGTCCCGCGCTCGCCGTCGCCGTCGGTTCGTCGGTCGGCGTCGCCCTCCGGCCCCCGGTCGCCGGACCACGGGGAGAGCGAGACGCGGACCCAGACCAACTCCCCGTCACGCCGCTTGATCCGCCACGTGAACTCGGGCGAGCCGCCGGCGGCGGCCTCGCGGAGGCGCTCGGCGAACTCCGACTCGGAGAAGCGGTACGTGTTGGCGGTGTATCGACCGACTGACAGCCCGCGGAGCTCCGCGGTCGAGTACCCGACGAGCGACTCCAAGCGGTCGTTCGCGCTCTCTACAGTACCGTCGGCGACGTCGAACAGCGCGATACCGACCCGGAGGGAGTCGTACGCCGGTGGCAGTCGCGCGTGCGGCTTCGCGGCCATACGTGTTGACTCGTCTCCTGCCCGGTCATGGGGCTTGCTAAGAGGGATATATATCGCTCCGGTTCGCTC includes the following:
- a CDS encoding coiled-coil protein; translated protein: MVTKEEVIEQYDVEAMDEADNVDLSEDDLENGSKGQLIKRAGQLRDRRNELNQMASERASKRDDLNAKTREKVDEAQEHREKRDELNEQVQEHKDKRNELNAEANELFDEVEELKQDLELGSGKSIEELEEEIEDLEFRQQTEVLDAEDERELIEKIDDKREKLAEKKEKVDDTSELDELVEEAEEVRSEASQHHQKVTELADKAQEHHNQMIEAYREADDIRDEADEMHELFVEAQEAADRHHEDFVRVQKRLRELDKKEEEERQDERAEKREEEKEEAEEIYQKFKEGETLDTEDLMKLQKTGLL
- the sppA gene encoding signal peptide peptidase SppA translates to MDDAPANGRKGLLAAAAVGAATTIAGRAVLARLTGGRFGDADEYNVAKVTVSGPIRRNQGRPSPLSGPGGTTADDVVEQIEAADEDDDAEALLVELNTPGGEVVPSDDIRRAAADFDGPTVAYATDTCASGGYWIASGCDELWAREASLVGSIGVVGSRPNAKGLADKLGISYEQFTAGEYKDAGVPLKEIEEDEREYLQGIIDGYYEQFVETVSEGRDMDPEAIRETEARVYLGDDAAELGLVDELGTEDDVEDRLADLIGAEPEVREFTPERGLAERLGIGAERVAFAAGSGVAGVFADDGGDIDVEFR
- a CDS encoding DUF373 family protein, coding for MTTLVICVDRSGAIGRATNVPMPVAGWEAVRSLVTDAGLDDPEDASVNCLLESLRVARDLRDEREESVVAVVSAESDTAVGADRSIASQLDDLVERYDPRAAIVVVDSAEDERVLPVVESRIPVDSVDRVVVRQARDIESTYYLLKQFLADEQLRSTVLVPFGVALLLVPALFYWFSAGEAVAGVAGLLGAALLYKGLAVDRLVAGLPERVREALYAGQVSVVTYVVAGGLALVGGFFGFLAASNLTPGSARLVEVVEFTYAAVPWFAVAGVTAAVGRLLDELIRDEGIRTPYLNLPFVIAAVALVVRGFAGYFLAQEAIHEPLSAYGMTLTPVQQLAAFIVGGIVVSLVGVKVASDVGTETLEDVIDAERDADGRRE
- a CDS encoding shikimate dehydrogenase produces the protein MDVYGLIGNPVGHSLSPPMHEAGYEARGLDARYVTFEPDAGAAAAAIAGAADLGVAGLNVTVPFKRDVLDAVDAAPLAERIGAVNTVDYGPVRAGEAEQPRGHNTDAAGVTRALEHHDVTVDGRDALVVGAGGAGRAAAFALADAGASVHVANRTAERAVELAEGVPGATGGGLDDLATRVAAADLLVNATSVGMEAPDETPVPAEHLHGDLAVLDAVYAPIETRLLREAAAAGATTVDGAWMLLYQGVEAFEIWTGEDAPVDAMNAALRAELE
- a CDS encoding transporter, with amino-acid sequence MNVINPVMWSVHVGFAVLWVGSVLFVTLAVLPPALRGEIGTTALGSVVGRLRWITRISAVAFVLSGGHMAGTLYTFEALTGTPRGHLVLTMLGLWFVGTGLVEVAGSKLADGLDADKLREPAREAKPFLYGASAVSLGLIVTAGLLASPALF
- a CDS encoding helix-hairpin-helix domain-containing protein — protein: MALLQKLKEKLGFGSGSGERESGETEVTVERESEPAAEPPAADEPAAGDSVEPDDAEPAESESSDAEPAESEADDVDEEAVAAETEAAASTESLVDDEGAGADEAAEQAEAAAGEADDVAVDDDDRGPSVEEIKGIGPAYAERLAEIGIETVADLADADAAEVAEGTSVGEKRAATWIDRASEF
- a CDS encoding anthranilate synthase component I family protein, which codes for MRRTVHTDRERFRAVAAAAPDGARVPVEIRVAVDDPFDAYRRARDGPGGVFYETTGGQSGWGYFGVDPIERLTVAAEAVVAGAGGADGAERGEGANGAGDYRRPSASLSALEGVLDGETLARGDCEVPYPCGAFGWLSYDVARELEAFPPAPPAGPGAVDDRGLPRLQAALFDRIAAWECPVDAEDGDDDGGTVTLRVTACPRVPAGLDDTEADREALDALFDEGRARAADLITRIETGDAASGAPPDPAAESATFESDVGREGYADAVRRVKASVRDGDTFQANVSQRLTAPAAVHPVEAYDALREVNPAPYSGLIEFGDRPTGGDLVSASPELLLAREPTDDPDRGARLVTEPIAGTRPRGDTESADAGLEAELTGDEKERAEHAMLVDLERNDLGKVSRFGTVEVSEYRRVDRYSEVMHLVSLIEGEACPDVGLADAVAACFPGGTITGAPKPRTMEIIDELEPTRRGPYTGSMFAAGFDGRATLNIVIRTLVRHAAEYHLRVGAGIVHDSDPDAEYEETLAKARALVSAVDEALAAGDMAVEPEDGPAPEEVTER
- a CDS encoding anthranilate synthase component II — its product is MTGDIDGGGVDAAADGGSSDAATAAANVNARGGWRPGAGDADARVLVVDNYDSFAYNLVQYVGEVAGAVTVRRNDAVDLAGIRALDPDGVVVSPGPGTPAEAGVSTAVFELDRPVFGVCLGHQALCASGGSRVGHAPEVVHGKPSTITHDGEGVFAGLPDRLRVGRYHSLCVEREDLPDELVETARTDEEREVVMGVRHHEKPHVGVQFHPESILTPRGKRMVRNFVEVCEDA
- a CDS encoding aminotransferase class IV, with the translated sequence MRDADEDAERLYHVDGDLVPTPEATVSVEDRGFAYGDAAFETMRAYGGAVFRWDAHADRLRDTCETLGLDHGLADADLKRRVDETLAANDLADAYVKLSVTRGVQPGTLDPKPAVDPTVVVIAKPLARGGVGSDPVHDGPAALQTTKTRKPADRAIPAAAKTHNYLNGILARLELRVTGADEAMLLDPDGNVAEGATANLFFADGTALKTPSLDGPILPGVTRATVIEVAEEEGIPVEEGTYAPDAVREADEVFLTNSTWEVRPVATVDGIAVDGDGEGVAGPLTTLISRLFDRRIEEAHYDGERL
- a CDS encoding Rieske (2Fe-2S) protein, with translation MDESRRIAGVEEVPEESTLLATLRPVDPESVDEGEGDLGEGEDGGPEVEAILTRAAGEVRAFRNYCQHWTDVRLDKDDGAFVRNGEVFCQTHGATFEADGGYCNFGPCEGAVLESVGVTVADDAVYLDDDAYEFVRLGPSAGKGDGGGSRIDFTGN
- a CDS encoding DUF5788 family protein, with protein sequence MKEFERKQLLERVERESSTIGVDIPESIEIQGEAIDLRSFVFEIKRRDSVPPGERDRVERAKRNLRRERLDRLAPIEDNEVSYEEGERLAASIIGIDRALEALEGLDAPDPETEAKRQEAADQKRWMNFLKKALGREDAGGGSGRTRF
- a CDS encoding ATP-binding protein, encoding MAAKPHARLPPAYDSLRVGIALFDVADGTVESANDRLESLVGYSTAELRGLSVGRYTANTYRFSESEFAERLREAAAGGSPEFTWRIKRRDGELVWVRVSLSPWSGDRGPEGDADRRTDGDGERGTGTRRVLAEVRDISEHYAASRREALFWRVLRHNLRNEANKIIGYTGEILRATDDDGVREAAADAREAAVGLGGVATSVKEIQQAVCRSEPPRSHRRAAAAARDVVAALEPSYPDAEFVVEERRPMWIHVDAAFDHALRHAVENAVRHADEPDPTVEVTVRPSPNTGRVEIRVVDANPHIPEAEVDALDAFGEVTNTRHGTGVGLFVMKWCIESLGGELEFERRDPRGNVVRLYLPARERPAPSA